A part of Streptomyces sp. NBC_00557 genomic DNA contains:
- a CDS encoding inorganic diphosphatase encodes MEFDVTIEIPKGSRNKYEVDHETGRIRLDRRLFTSTAYPTDYGFVENTLGEDGDPLDALVILDEPTFPGCLIRCRAIGMFRMTDEAGGDDKLLCVPATDPRVEHLRDIHHVSEFDRLEIQHFFEVYKDLEPGKSVEGANWVGRTDAEAEIERSYKRFKEQGGH; translated from the coding sequence GTGGAGTTCGACGTCACGATCGAGATCCCGAAGGGTTCGCGCAACAAGTACGAGGTGGACCACGAGACCGGTCGGATCCGCCTGGACCGTCGTCTCTTCACCTCGACCGCCTACCCGACCGACTACGGCTTCGTCGAGAACACCCTCGGCGAGGACGGCGACCCGCTGGACGCGCTGGTCATCCTGGACGAGCCGACCTTCCCGGGCTGCCTGATCCGCTGCCGCGCGATCGGCATGTTCCGCATGACGGACGAGGCGGGCGGCGACGACAAGCTGCTGTGCGTTCCGGCCACCGACCCGCGCGTGGAGCACCTGCGCGACATCCACCACGTGTCGGAGTTCGACCGCCTGGAGATCCAGCACTTCTTCGAGGTGTACAAGGACCTGGAGCCCGGCAAGTCGGTCGAGGGCGCCAACTGGGTCGGCCGCACGGACGCCGAGGCGGAGATCGAGCGGTCGTACAAGCGCTTCAAGGAGCAGGGCGGCCACTGA
- a CDS encoding threonine/serine ThrE exporter family protein, whose product MTEAEDRKPRSDEARYDPEITSEFAIPEGIEVPEGGGEAETTSEFALPKGLQTPQPPGAEPEGSAFSPPRTYGAREVPPAFTPATGVPLVSLVKDAPWQDRMRTMLRLPVAERPAPEPVQRAEEEEGPAVPRVLDLTLRIGELLLAGGEGAEDVEAAMFAVCRSYGLDRCEPNVTFTLLSISHQPSLVDDPVTASRTVRRRGTDYTRLAAVFRLVDDLTDPETHVSLEEAYRRLAEIRRNRHPYPGWALTLASGLLAGAASLLVGGDPIVFVAAALGAMLGDRLAWLCAGRGLPEFYQFMVAAMPPAMIGVAFSLAHVDVKASAVVTGGLFALLPGRALVAGVQDGLTGFYITASARLLEVLYFFVGIVAGVLVVLYFGVKVGGSLNPDAALVTDERPLIQIAASMLLSLTFAVLLQQERSTVLWVTLNGGVAWTVYGAMHYVAHISPVASTAVAAGLVGLFGQLLSRYRFASALPYTTAAIGPLLPGSATYFGLLNMAQNQVDKGLVSLANAASLAMAIAIGVNLGSEVFRLFLRVGYPGKRRAAKRTRGF is encoded by the coding sequence GTGACGGAGGCGGAGGACCGCAAGCCGCGGTCCGACGAGGCGCGGTACGACCCGGAGATCACGTCCGAGTTCGCGATTCCGGAGGGCATCGAGGTACCCGAGGGCGGCGGTGAGGCGGAGACGACATCGGAGTTCGCCCTGCCCAAGGGCCTTCAGACGCCGCAGCCGCCCGGCGCCGAGCCGGAGGGGTCGGCGTTCAGCCCGCCGCGCACCTACGGCGCCAGGGAGGTTCCGCCCGCGTTCACCCCGGCCACCGGGGTGCCGCTGGTCAGCCTGGTCAAGGACGCGCCGTGGCAGGACCGGATGCGCACGATGCTGCGGCTGCCGGTGGCCGAGCGGCCCGCGCCGGAGCCGGTGCAGCGCGCCGAGGAGGAGGAGGGCCCCGCGGTCCCGCGCGTGCTCGACCTGACCCTGCGTATCGGGGAGCTGCTGCTGGCCGGCGGCGAGGGCGCGGAGGACGTGGAGGCCGCGATGTTCGCGGTGTGCCGCTCCTACGGCCTGGACCGCTGCGAGCCGAACGTCACCTTCACGCTGCTGTCGATCTCGCACCAGCCGTCGCTGGTGGACGACCCGGTGACGGCCTCGCGGACGGTACGGCGGCGGGGCACCGACTACACACGGCTCGCGGCCGTGTTCCGGCTGGTGGACGACCTGACCGACCCGGAGACCCACGTCTCCCTGGAGGAGGCCTACCGGCGGCTGGCGGAGATCCGCCGCAACCGGCACCCCTATCCGGGCTGGGCGCTGACCCTGGCCAGCGGGCTGCTGGCCGGTGCGGCCTCCCTGCTGGTCGGCGGTGATCCGATCGTGTTCGTCGCGGCGGCGCTCGGCGCGATGCTCGGCGACCGGCTGGCCTGGCTGTGCGCGGGGCGGGGGCTGCCGGAGTTCTACCAGTTCATGGTGGCCGCGATGCCGCCCGCGATGATCGGCGTGGCGTTCTCGCTGGCGCACGTCGACGTGAAGGCGTCCGCCGTCGTCACCGGTGGGCTGTTCGCGCTGCTGCCCGGCCGGGCGCTGGTGGCGGGCGTCCAGGACGGCCTGACCGGCTTCTACATCACCGCCTCCGCCCGTCTGCTGGAGGTCCTGTACTTCTTCGTGGGCATCGTCGCCGGTGTGCTGGTCGTCCTGTACTTCGGCGTGAAGGTCGGCGGCAGCCTCAACCCGGACGCGGCGCTCGTCACCGACGAACGGCCGCTGATCCAGATCGCGGCGTCCATGCTGCTGTCGCTGACCTTCGCGGTGCTGCTCCAGCAGGAGCGGTCGACCGTGCTGTGGGTGACGCTCAACGGGGGCGTGGCGTGGACGGTGTACGGCGCGATGCACTACGTCGCCCACATCTCGCCGGTGGCGTCGACCGCTGTGGCGGCGGGGCTGGTGGGGCTGTTCGGGCAGCTGCTGTCCCGGTACCGGTTCGCGTCCGCGCTGCCGTACACGACGGCGGCGATCGGGCCGCTGCTGCCGGGCTCGGCGACCTACTTCGGGTTGTTGAACATGGCCCAGAACCAGGTCGACAAGGGGCTGGTGTCGCTGGCCAACGCGGCGTCCCTGGCCATGGCGATCGCCATCGGGGTGAACCTGGGGTCGGAGGTCTTCCGGCTGTTCCTGCGGGTCGGGTATCCCGGCAAGCGCCGGGCGGCCAAGCGGACCCGGGGATTCTGA
- a CDS encoding DedA family protein, protein MMTLALGPSWLDPNHLLGTYGIWGLLLVVFAESGLLIGFFLPGDSLLFTCGLLITSHQMDFPLWGAIALICLAAVLGDQAGYMFGKKVGPSLFNRPDSRLFKQENVTKAHEFFEKYGPKSLVLARFVPVVRTFTPIIAGVSGMRYRSFLLFNVIGGTLWGAGVTLLGSWLGNIPFVKNNIEAILILIVLVSVVPIAIEFLRARGKEKKAAQAPQQTQAPRQPYAPATDTETAQLRRIEPDQPYEQHYGDPYAQQPYQPQQGWHQQPQQPQQQGWHQQPQQPQQQDWDQQYYDHQQYAQQQYPYPYDRSQGEYRAP, encoded by the coding sequence GTGATGACACTCGCCCTCGGCCCGAGCTGGCTGGATCCCAACCACCTCCTCGGCACCTACGGCATCTGGGGCCTGCTGCTCGTCGTCTTCGCCGAGTCCGGCCTGCTCATCGGCTTCTTCCTGCCGGGCGACTCGCTGCTGTTCACCTGCGGTCTGCTGATCACCTCGCACCAGATGGACTTCCCGCTGTGGGGCGCGATCGCCCTGATCTGCCTCGCCGCCGTCCTCGGCGACCAGGCGGGCTACATGTTCGGCAAGAAGGTCGGCCCGTCCCTGTTCAACCGCCCGGACTCCCGCCTGTTCAAGCAGGAGAACGTCACCAAGGCGCACGAGTTCTTCGAGAAGTACGGCCCGAAGTCCCTGGTCCTGGCCCGCTTCGTGCCCGTGGTCCGCACGTTCACGCCGATCATCGCCGGCGTCAGCGGTATGCGGTACCGCTCGTTCCTGCTCTTCAACGTCATCGGCGGCACCCTGTGGGGCGCGGGCGTCACCCTGCTCGGCTCCTGGCTGGGCAACATCCCCTTCGTCAAGAACAACATCGAGGCGATCCTCATCCTGATCGTCCTCGTCTCCGTGGTCCCGATCGCGATCGAGTTCCTGCGGGCCCGCGGCAAGGAGAAGAAGGCCGCGCAGGCTCCGCAGCAGACCCAGGCGCCCCGGCAGCCGTACGCACCGGCCACGGACACCGAGACCGCCCAACTGCGCCGCATCGAGCCGGACCAGCCGTACGAGCAGCACTACGGCGACCCGTACGCGCAGCAGCCGTACCAGCCGCAGCAGGGCTGGCACCAGCAGCCGCAGCAGCCGCAGCAGCAGGGCTGGCACCAGCAGCCGCAGCAGCCGCAGCAGCAGGACTGGGACCAGCAGTACTACGACCACCAGCAGTACGCGCAGCAGCAGTACCCGTACCCCTACGACCGCAGCCAGGGCGAGTACCGCGCCCCGTAG
- a CDS encoding YbjQ family protein, whose amino-acid sequence MGLDDYGGGQGPQPDVLVVTTNDVPGHRVQQVIGEVFGLTVRSRHLGSQIGAGLKSMIGGELKGLTKTLVQTRNQAMERLVEQARARGANAVLAFRFDVTEAADVGTEVCAYGTAVVVARE is encoded by the coding sequence ATGGGACTCGATGACTACGGCGGCGGCCAGGGGCCCCAGCCCGATGTGCTGGTCGTGACGACGAACGACGTGCCCGGACACCGGGTGCAGCAGGTGATCGGCGAGGTCTTCGGGCTCACCGTGCGCTCGCGGCACCTGGGCAGCCAGATCGGCGCCGGTCTGAAGTCGATGATCGGCGGCGAGCTGAAGGGCCTCACCAAGACGCTGGTGCAGACCCGCAACCAGGCCATGGAGCGGCTGGTGGAGCAGGCACGCGCGCGTGGCGCCAACGCGGTGCTCGCCTTCCGGTTCGACGTGACCGAGGCCGCGGACGTGGGCACCGAGGTGTGCGCCTACGGCACGGCGGTGGTCGTGGCCCGGGAGTGA
- a CDS encoding MerR family transcriptional regulator, whose translation MSHPEGRVYSVGEVAGFAGVTVRTLHHYDEIGLLVPSERTYAGHRRYTDADLDRLQQILFYRELGFPLEEVAVLLDDPDADPRAHLRRQHELLTARIEKLQKMAAAVEHAMEARTMGINLTPEERFEVFGDKDPEQYREEAEQRWGGTEAYAESQRRAATYTKEDWKRIQAEVDDWGRRYAELVAAGEQPAGEAAMGLAEEHRQHISRYYFEVPYEMHRCFAEMYVSDERFKAFYDSLRPGLAEHLRAAILANADRHAS comes from the coding sequence GTGAGCCACCCCGAGGGACGGGTCTACTCCGTGGGAGAGGTCGCGGGGTTCGCCGGAGTGACGGTGCGCACCCTGCACCACTACGACGAGATCGGCCTGCTCGTGCCCAGCGAGCGCACGTACGCCGGCCACCGGCGCTACACCGACGCCGACCTCGACCGGCTCCAGCAGATCCTGTTCTACCGGGAGCTCGGCTTCCCGCTCGAGGAGGTCGCGGTCCTGCTCGACGACCCGGACGCGGACCCGCGCGCGCACCTGCGCCGCCAGCACGAACTGCTGACCGCCCGGATCGAGAAGCTCCAGAAGATGGCCGCGGCCGTGGAGCACGCCATGGAGGCACGCACGATGGGCATCAACCTGACGCCGGAGGAGCGGTTCGAGGTGTTCGGGGACAAGGACCCCGAGCAGTACCGCGAGGAGGCCGAACAGCGCTGGGGCGGCACCGAGGCCTACGCCGAGTCGCAGCGCCGCGCCGCCACCTACACCAAGGAGGACTGGAAGCGCATCCAGGCCGAGGTCGACGACTGGGGCCGGCGCTACGCGGAGCTGGTGGCCGCCGGGGAGCAGCCGGCCGGCGAGGCGGCCATGGGCCTGGCCGAGGAACACCGGCAGCACATCAGCAGGTACTACTTCGAGGTCCCCTACGAGATGCACCGGTGCTTCGCGGAGATGTACGTCTCCGACGAGCGCTTCAAGGCGTTCTACGACTCCCTGCGCCCCGGCCTCGCCGAGCACCTGCGCGCCGCGATCCTCGCCAACGCGGACCGGCACGCCTCCTGA
- a CDS encoding ion channel protein: MAQETDAPQAPPTAPTAPARALLPFILPGVVVGVGASLVYVGASVAAERLQHVLWGPVPDALGLGRFSAVWMFTVLVATGVAVGLVVWKAPGHAGPDPATLSLNAPVLPPAVLPGLVLAAGLMLAGGPSLGPENPVIAVNVGLTAWLGGRLMPRAPGEVWPVLAESATIGALFGTPVAAALVISEALAGRPMRGRLWDNLFAPLTAGACGAVTTTLVARPSFDLGLPPLGHPRTGDVLAAVVIAPAAALLGMAAVYAFPYVHAVFRRLRHPMLMLPAGGVVLAALGVLGGPLTLFKGLSEVGELARRPDGWSAGQFAAMAVVKLAALLVAASSGFRGGRIFPAVFVGTALGLCAHALVPAVPPAVGVATAVLGMLLAVTRQGWVSLFTAAVLVSSPGVLALLCIASLPAWLLVTGRPQMQLGGDGAPVR, encoded by the coding sequence GTGGCCCAGGAAACCGACGCGCCGCAGGCGCCCCCGACCGCCCCTACGGCGCCGGCTCGGGCCCTGCTGCCGTTCATCCTGCCCGGCGTGGTGGTGGGCGTGGGCGCGAGCCTGGTGTACGTCGGGGCCAGCGTGGCGGCGGAGCGGCTCCAGCACGTGCTGTGGGGGCCGGTGCCGGACGCGCTGGGGCTGGGCCGCTTCTCGGCGGTGTGGATGTTCACCGTGCTGGTGGCGACCGGCGTCGCGGTCGGGCTGGTGGTGTGGAAGGCACCCGGCCACGCCGGTCCCGACCCGGCCACCCTCAGCCTGAACGCCCCGGTGCTGCCGCCGGCCGTGCTGCCGGGCCTGGTGCTGGCCGCCGGGCTGATGCTGGCGGGCGGCCCGAGCCTCGGCCCGGAGAACCCGGTCATCGCGGTGAACGTGGGCCTCACGGCCTGGCTCGGCGGGCGCCTGATGCCCCGGGCACCGGGCGAAGTGTGGCCGGTACTGGCCGAGTCGGCGACGATCGGCGCGCTGTTCGGGACACCGGTGGCGGCGGCGCTGGTCATCTCCGAGGCGCTCGCCGGCCGCCCGATGCGGGGCCGGCTGTGGGACAACCTGTTCGCGCCGCTGACCGCCGGGGCCTGCGGGGCCGTGACGACCACCCTGGTGGCCCGGCCGAGCTTCGACCTGGGGCTGCCGCCCCTGGGGCACCCGCGGACGGGGGACGTGCTGGCGGCCGTGGTGATCGCCCCGGCGGCGGCGCTGCTCGGCATGGCCGCCGTGTACGCCTTCCCGTACGTCCACGCGGTCTTCCGGCGGCTGCGGCACCCGATGCTGATGCTTCCGGCCGGCGGGGTCGTGCTGGCCGCTCTGGGAGTCCTGGGCGGCCCTCTGACGCTCTTCAAGGGGCTGTCGGAGGTCGGCGAGCTGGCCCGGCGTCCGGACGGCTGGTCGGCGGGGCAGTTCGCCGCGATGGCGGTGGTGAAGCTGGCGGCGCTGCTCGTCGCCGCGTCCTCGGGCTTCCGCGGCGGCCGCATCTTCCCGGCGGTCTTCGTCGGCACGGCCCTGGGACTGTGCGCCCACGCGCTCGTGCCGGCCGTGCCTCCGGCGGTGGGCGTGGCCACGGCCGTCCTGGGCATGCTCCTCGCGGTCACCCGGCAGGGCTGGGTGAGCCTGTTCACCGCCGCCGTGCTCGTGTCCTCGCCCGGCGTGCTCGCCCTGCTGTGCATCGCTTCCCTGCCCGCCTGGTTGCTGGTGACGGGGCGTCCGCAGATGCAGTTGGGCGGGGACGGGGCACCAGTCCGCTGA
- a CDS encoding glutamate decarboxylase — translation MALHKGPEKHDERTMSVNPFFGEADPVGGMTEAPPTHRLPDAPMPPSTAYQLVHDELMLDGNSRLNLATFVTTWMEPQAGVLMGECRDKNMIDKDEYPRTAELERRCVAMLADLWNAPDPASAVGCSTTGSSEACMLAGMALKRRWARRNADRYPGARPNLVMGVNVQVCWEKFCNFWEVEARQVPMEGDRFHLDPQAAVELCDENTIGVVGILGSTFDGSYEPVADLCAALDAFQERTGLDIPVHVDGASGGMVAPFLDPDLVWDFRLPRVASINASGHKYGLVYPGVGWALWRDKEALPEELVFRVNYLGGEMPTFALNFSRPGAQVVAQYYTFLRLGREGYRAVQRSTRGVATSLAGGIEALGDFRLLTRGDQLPVFAFTTAPDVTAYDVFDVSRRLRERGWLVPAYTFPANREDLSVLRVVCRNGFSHDLADLFLDDLTRLLPELRRQPHPLTHDKAAATGFHH, via the coding sequence ATGGCCCTGCACAAAGGTCCCGAGAAGCACGACGAGCGGACGATGTCCGTCAACCCCTTCTTCGGGGAGGCGGATCCGGTCGGCGGCATGACCGAGGCCCCGCCCACGCACCGGCTCCCGGACGCGCCGATGCCGCCGTCCACGGCGTACCAGCTCGTCCACGACGAGCTGATGCTGGACGGCAACTCCCGGCTGAACCTGGCCACGTTCGTCACCACCTGGATGGAGCCGCAGGCCGGGGTGCTGATGGGAGAGTGCCGGGACAAGAACATGATCGACAAGGACGAGTACCCGCGCACCGCCGAACTGGAGCGGCGCTGCGTGGCGATGCTCGCCGACCTGTGGAACGCGCCGGACCCGGCGTCCGCGGTGGGCTGTTCGACCACCGGCTCCAGCGAGGCCTGCATGCTCGCCGGGATGGCGCTCAAGCGGCGCTGGGCCCGGCGTAACGCCGACCGCTACCCGGGCGCCCGGCCCAACCTGGTCATGGGCGTCAACGTGCAGGTGTGCTGGGAGAAGTTCTGCAACTTCTGGGAGGTGGAGGCCCGGCAGGTGCCCATGGAGGGCGACCGCTTCCATCTGGACCCGCAGGCCGCCGTGGAACTGTGCGACGAGAACACCATCGGCGTCGTCGGCATCCTCGGCTCCACCTTCGACGGCTCCTACGAGCCGGTCGCCGACCTGTGCGCCGCTCTGGACGCCTTCCAGGAGCGCACCGGGCTCGACATCCCCGTGCACGTGGACGGCGCGTCCGGCGGCATGGTGGCGCCCTTCCTGGACCCGGACCTGGTCTGGGACTTCCGGCTGCCGCGGGTGGCCTCGATCAACGCCTCGGGGCACAAGTACGGGCTGGTGTACCCGGGGGTCGGCTGGGCGCTGTGGCGGGACAAGGAGGCGCTGCCCGAGGAGCTGGTCTTCCGGGTCAACTACCTCGGCGGCGAGATGCCGACCTTCGCCCTCAACTTCTCCCGGCCCGGCGCCCAGGTGGTCGCGCAGTACTACACCTTCCTGCGCCTGGGCCGCGAGGGATACCGCGCGGTGCAGCGGTCCACGCGGGGCGTGGCGACCTCGCTCGCCGGGGGGATCGAGGCGCTCGGCGACTTCCGGCTGCTGACCCGGGGCGACCAGCTGCCGGTCTTCGCCTTCACCACCGCCCCGGACGTGACGGCGTACGACGTGTTCGACGTCTCCCGGCGGCTGCGCGAGCGCGGCTGGCTGGTGCCGGCGTACACCTTCCCGGCGAACCGGGAGGACCTGTCCGTGCTGCGGGTCGTGTGCCGCAACGGCTTCTCCCACGACCTGGCCGACCTGTTCCTGGACGACCTGACCCGGCTCCTGCCCGAGCTGCGCCGGCAGCCGCACCCCCTGACCCACGACAAGGCGGCGGCCACCGGCTTCCACCACTGA
- a CDS encoding DinB family protein, whose protein sequence is MVKHVPAEAQGDERGALLAFLEEQRGGIRRALLGLTEEQARSRPSASELSLGGLLKHVAEVEQMWIARARQEPPAVRRDASNWHESFQLVGEETVASQLAYWEQVAAETEKFIRSAPSLDDTFPLPPDPWFPPEGRVSLRWVCLHLIRETARHAGHADIIRESLDGSTAFELVAREQGGSWE, encoded by the coding sequence ATGGTCAAGCACGTACCGGCGGAGGCGCAGGGCGACGAGCGCGGGGCGCTGCTCGCGTTCCTCGAGGAGCAGCGCGGCGGGATCCGCCGGGCCCTGCTCGGACTGACCGAGGAGCAGGCTCGCTCCCGCCCCAGCGCCAGCGAGCTGTCGCTCGGCGGCCTGCTCAAGCATGTCGCCGAGGTGGAGCAGATGTGGATCGCGCGGGCCCGGCAGGAGCCCCCGGCCGTCCGGCGCGACGCGTCGAACTGGCACGAGAGCTTCCAGCTGGTCGGCGAGGAGACGGTCGCCTCGCAGCTGGCGTACTGGGAGCAGGTCGCCGCCGAGACGGAGAAGTTCATCCGCTCGGCGCCCAGCCTGGACGACACCTTCCCGCTGCCGCCGGACCCCTGGTTCCCGCCGGAGGGCCGGGTCTCGCTGCGCTGGGTGTGTCTGCACCTGATCCGCGAGACGGCCCGGCACGCCGGCCACGCCGACATCATCCGCGAGTCCCTGGACGGCAGCACCGCCTTCGAGCTGGTCGCCCGGGAACAGGGCGGCTCCTGGGAGTGA
- a CDS encoding aldehyde dehydrogenase family protein: MSSYFSDLAQQYIDGEWRPGTGSWDVIDFNPYDDEKLASITVATVDEVDQAYRAAARAQKKWAGTNPYARRAVFEKALRLIEDREQEIADLIIAELGGTRVKAGFELHLAKEFLRESINLALRPEGRILPSPADGKENRVYRVPVGVVGVISPFNFPFLLSIKSVAPALALGNAVVLKPHQNTPIAGGTLLAKIFEDAGLPGGLLNVVVTDIAEIGDAFLEHPVPRVISFTGSDKVGRHVATVCAANFKRSVLELGGNSALVVLDDADVDYAVDAAVFSRFVHQGQVCMAANRVLVDRAIAAEFTEKFVAKVKSLKVGDPRDPQTVIGPVINSQQANAVSGAVEQALAEGATALVRGATEGNLVAPSVLTDVPADSALLQQEVFGPVVFLIPFDGEEEALRIVNDTPYGLSGAVHTGDVERGVAFAKQVDTGMFHVNDGTVHDEPIVPFGGEKHSGVGRLNGDTTLEAFTTVKWISVQHGRSGFPF; this comes from the coding sequence ATGTCGTCCTACTTCAGCGACCTGGCCCAGCAGTACATCGACGGTGAATGGCGACCGGGCACCGGCTCGTGGGACGTCATCGACTTCAACCCCTACGACGACGAGAAGCTGGCCTCGATCACGGTGGCCACGGTCGACGAGGTCGACCAGGCCTACCGGGCCGCCGCCCGCGCCCAGAAGAAGTGGGCCGGGACCAACCCCTACGCGCGCCGCGCGGTCTTCGAGAAGGCCCTGCGGCTCATAGAGGACCGCGAGCAGGAGATAGCCGACCTGATCATCGCGGAACTGGGCGGCACGCGCGTGAAGGCCGGTTTCGAGCTCCACCTCGCCAAGGAGTTCCTGCGCGAGTCGATCAACCTGGCGCTGCGCCCCGAGGGCCGGATCCTGCCCTCCCCGGCCGACGGCAAGGAGAACCGCGTCTACCGGGTGCCGGTGGGCGTCGTGGGCGTGATCAGCCCCTTCAACTTCCCGTTCCTGCTGTCGATCAAGTCGGTGGCGCCGGCGCTCGCGCTCGGCAACGCCGTGGTCCTCAAGCCGCACCAGAACACCCCGATCGCCGGCGGCACCCTGCTCGCGAAGATCTTCGAGGACGCCGGGCTGCCCGGCGGCCTGCTCAACGTGGTCGTCACCGACATCGCCGAGATCGGCGACGCGTTCCTCGAGCACCCGGTGCCGCGGGTCATCTCCTTCACCGGTTCCGACAAGGTCGGCCGGCACGTGGCCACCGTCTGCGCCGCGAACTTCAAGCGCTCGGTGCTCGAACTGGGCGGCAACAGCGCGCTGGTGGTCCTGGACGACGCCGACGTCGACTACGCGGTGGACGCGGCGGTCTTCAGCCGGTTCGTGCACCAGGGCCAGGTCTGCATGGCCGCCAACCGGGTGCTGGTGGACCGTGCGATCGCGGCGGAGTTCACCGAGAAGTTCGTCGCCAAGGTGAAGTCGCTGAAGGTCGGCGACCCGCGCGACCCGCAGACCGTCATCGGCCCGGTGATCAACAGCCAGCAGGCGAACGCCGTGTCCGGCGCCGTGGAGCAGGCGCTCGCCGAGGGCGCCACGGCCCTGGTGCGGGGGGCCACGGAGGGCAACCTGGTGGCTCCCAGCGTCCTCACCGACGTCCCCGCCGACTCCGCGCTGCTCCAGCAGGAGGTGTTCGGGCCGGTCGTCTTCCTCATCCCGTTCGACGGCGAGGAGGAGGCGCTGCGCATCGTCAACGACACCCCGTACGGCCTCAGCGGCGCCGTCCACACCGGGGACGTCGAGCGGGGCGTCGCCTTCGCCAAGCAGGTCGACACCGGCATGTTCCACGTGAACGACGGCACGGTCCACGACGAGCCGATCGTGCCGTTCGGCGGCGAGAAGCACTCCGGCGTCGGCCGCCTGAACGGCGACACGACCCTGGAGGCCTTCACCACCGTCAAGTGGATCTCGGTGCAGCACGGACGCAGCGGCTTCCCGTTCTAG